GGATTACAGAGAGTCCATGGAATGTCGCAGGCTATCGAAGATTCAAACGTATCAGAATGGGATAAACGGCGCAACACCCTTATATACCTGAAACCCAGCTGATCATGCATGAAGACTCTCCCCGAGATCATGAAGATAATTCGGGATCATGAGGATACGCTGCGGCGGCGATACAAGGTAAAGAGAATCGGGCTGTTTGGCTCGTACGTGCGAGGAGAGACGCATCCCGGGAGCGATGTCGATGTGATCGTGGAATTTGACGAAGTCATCAGTCTGCTGCAGCTGGTATCCCTGGAGAACTACCTGAGCGAGCTCCTCGGCCAAAAGGTCGACGTCGTCCCGAAAGACGATATCCGGAGCGAGTTGAAGGATCGGATCCTCCGCGAAACTGTATATGCATGAAGGAAGAATCCAGGAACGTCAGGATCTACCTCACGGACATTCTCGACAATATCTACCGCATCGAGAGGTTCATCGGAGGTATGGAGTACGATACCCTCTCTCACGATGAAAAGACGTACTTTGCCGTTATACAGTGCATCCAGATTATCGGGGAAGCCGCAAAACACGTTCCTGCATCGGTACGATCGCGCTACCCCGATATTCCCTGGT
Above is a genomic segment from Methanomicrobiales archaeon containing:
- a CDS encoding nucleotidyltransferase family protein, whose translation is MKTLPEIMKIIRDHEDTLRRRYKVKRIGLFGSYVRGETHPGSDVDVIVEFDEVISLLQLVSLENYLSELLGQKVDVVPKDDIRSELKDRILRETVYA
- a CDS encoding DUF86 domain-containing protein, producing the protein MKEESRNVRIYLTDILDNIYRIERFIGGMEYDTLSHDEKTYFAVIQCIQIIGEAAKHVPASVRSRYPDIPWSDIAGMRDKLIHFYFGVDPIRVWKVIQEDFPFLKPQIQKVLNDLNGGR